In the Oscillospiraceae bacterium genome, TGTCGACCACGGCATTATCGAAGTAACCGTTGTGTCTGCCGTACCGCTGAACGACACCTCCCGCGAGAAGCTGCTTGCCAAACTGCAGGAGATGACCGGCAAAACGGTACGCCTGACCGCCAAGGTCGATCCTTCGATTTTGGGCGGCCTGCGCCTGGACCTGAACGGCACCCGTCTGGACGGCACAGTACAGCGCCGCCTGGAACGTCTGCGCGACAGCATCGGCAGCGTCGTACTTTAATTAAGATGTAAAAGCACCTCATTTTACAGATTGTGTGGTGAACCTAACAGTGCAACTAAAACCCGAACAAATCTCCCGCATCATCCGCTCCCAGATCAAATACTACCAGAATGCGATCGAGCAGAGCGAGACCGGCACTGTCACAATGGTCGGCGACGGTATTGCCCGTGCCGCCGGCCTGGACAACTGCATGGCCGGTGAGCTGGTCCAGTTTGAGAGCGGCGCCTACGGCATGGCCCAAAACCTGGAAGAAAACAGCGTTTCCATCGTTCTGCTGGGCGATGACAGCGGGATCAAGGAAGGCAGCAGCATCCACCGCACCGGCAAGGTCGTTTCTGTCCCTGTCGGTGAAGGGATGATTGGGCGTGTTGTCAACGCCCTGGGTCAGCCCATCGACGGCAAAGGCCCCATCGAAGCTGCCGATTACCGTGCTATCGAATCCCCGGCTCCCGGCATCCTGGACCGCCAGCCTGTCAAGCAGCCGCTGCAGACCGGCATCAAGGCCATCGACTCGATGATCCCCATCGGCCGCGGCCAACGTGAGCTGATCATCGGCGACCGCCAGACCGGCAAGACCGTCATTGCCACAGATACCATCATCAACCAGAAGGGCAAGGACGTTCTGTGCATCTATGTTGCCATCGGCCAAAAGCGCTCCACCGTCGTTTCCCTCGTGGAAAATCTCGAGAAGAACGGCGCCATGGCCTACACGACCGTTGTTTGCGCCACAGCTTCGGAGCTGTCTCCGCTGCAGTATATCGCCCCCTACGCAGGCTGCGCCATGGGCGAGTACTTCATGCAGAAGGGCAAGCATGTCCTCATCATCTATGATGACCTGTCCAAGCACGCTGTTGCTTACCGTGCCCTGTCGCTGCTGATCCGCCGTCCGCCGGGACGTGAAGCTTACCCCGGCGATGTCTTCTATCTGCACAGCCGTCTGCTGGAGCGTGCCGCCAAGTTGAGCGACGAGAAAGGCGGCGGTTCTCTGACCGCGCTGCCCATCATCGAGACCCAGGCAGGTGATGTTTCGGCCTATATCCCGACCAACGTTATCTCCATCACCGACGGCCAGATCTTCCTGGAGACTGAGCTGTTCCACGCCGGTATCCGTCCTGCCGTCAACCCCGGCATTTCGGTTTCCCGTGTCGGCGGCAACGCTCAGATCAAGGCGATGAAGAAAGTTGCCGGTACGCTGAAACTGATCTACTCCCAGTATCGCGAGCTGCAAGGCTTTGCCCAGTTCGGCTCTGACCTGGACGCCGATACCAAGGCCCGTCTGGCCCAGGGCGAGCGCATTGTGGAGATCCTCAAGCAGGACCGCAACAGCCCCGTACCTGTGGAGAAGCAGGTTGCCATCCTGTACGCCACCATCCACGGCTATCTGAAGGATATTGCCGTGGCCGACATTGGTGCCTACGAGCAGGGCTTGTACCGGTATTTGGACGACAATGCCGCCGCCAACGACGTGATGGAGACTATCCGTACCACCGGCGACCTGAAGCCCGATACCGAGGGAGCGCTGAAACAGGTACTCGCCGCTTATACCGAACAATTTACTAAAGAAAAATAAACTGCAAAGGGGGTGCTGCCGATGGCTGGCTCGATGAAAGAGATCAAGCTTCGCATTAAAAGTGTCGAAAGCACCATGCAAATTACCAAGGCGATGGAGCTGGTTGCTTCCAGCAAGCTGCGCCGCGCGAAGGAGCGGGTAGAACATAGCCGCCCCTACTTTGAGACGCTGTACGCCACCCTGTTTGATATTGCCGCTGCGGATTCTGAATTCAGCAGCCCGTATCTTGCCAAGCGCGAGACTCACCGCCGCCTGTATATCGTAATTGCCGGCGACCGCGGCCTGGCTGGCGGCTACAACGCCAACATCCTTAAAGCGGTGGAGGCAGATGCCGCCGATGCCCCGGAGCAGGGTTATTGCGTATTGCCCATCGGTAAAAAGGCGGTCGAATATTTCGAGCGCCATAATGCCTCGATCTTAACCACCTCGTTTGCGGTGGCGGGGGACATTTCTGTCAGCGATTGCTTCGAGATCTCGCGCCTTGTCTGCCAGAAATTCTTGTCAGGGGAGTTTGATGAGATTCGTATCGCGTTCACCCAGTTTGTCTCCATGCTGACCCAGACGGCTTCCATCCTGCCGGTCCTGCCTTTCGATGCACCGCGCCCCAAGCCGGGGCAGGAGCGTGAAAGCCTGATGCTTTATGAGCCGGACAGCACTGCTGTGTTTGACGCCATCATCCCGGAATATCTGGCCGGTGTCGTCTACGGTGCCTTGTGCGAGAGTGTTGCCAGTGAGCAGGGTGCCCGCCGTACCTCAATGGATGCCGCCACCAAGAATGCCGGTGAGATGATTGAACATCTGAACCTGTACTATAACCGCGCCCGCCAGGCTGCCATTACCCAGGAGATCACCGAGATCGTAGCCGGTGCCGACGCAGAATCTTAAAAAGCCCACAAAGGAGTGTGTGCTATGCCAGAAAAACACATCGGAAAGGTGGTGCAGATCACCGGCCCGGTCCTGGACATCCGCTTCAAGGACGGCGAGTTGCCCGCCCTGCTGAATGCGGTAGAACTTGACAATCACGGCAAAAAGCTGGTCGTCGAAGTGGCGCAGCATATCGGTGATAACGTAGCCCGCTGCATCGCCATGGCCGCCACGGACGGCCTGGTCCGCGGTGTCGACGCCGTCGACACCGGCGGCCCCATCAACGTACCGGTAGGCGATGCCTGCCTGGGCCGCGTGTTCAATCTGCTGGGTGAGCCTGTCGATGAGCAGCCCGCGCCCGAAAACGTAGAGCATTGGCCTATCCACCGCGCCGCCCCTGCCTTTGACGAACAGGAATCCTCCACCGAAATTCTGGAGACCGGCATCAAGGTCGTTGACCTGATCTGCCCCTATGCCAAGGGTGGCAAGATCGGTCTGTTCGGCGGTGCCGGTGTCGGCAAAACTGTTCTGATCCAGGAGTTGATCTACAACATCGCTACTGCCCACAACGGCTACTCTGTCTTTACCGGCGTTGGTGAGCGTACCCGTGAGGGCAACGACTTGTACGGCGAAATGCGCGAGAGCGGCGTTCTCAGCAAAACAGCGCTGGTCTACGGCCAGATGAACGAGCCGCCAGGAGCCCGTATGCGTGTAGCCCTGTCCGGCCTGACGATGGCGGAGTATTTCCGTGACGTCAAGCATCAGGATGTGCTGCTCTTCATTGATAACATCTTCCGTTTCACCCAGGCCGGTTCTGAGGTCTCGGCTCTGCTGGGCCGTATGCCCTCCGCCGTCGGCTACCAGCCCACGCTGGCCACCGAGATGGGCGCTTTACAGGAGCGTATTACTTCCACCCGCAAGGGCTCTATCACCTCCGTACAGGCTGTCTACGTGCCTGCAGACGACCTGACCGACCCGGCCCCTGCCACGACCTTCACCCATCTGGACGCCACCACGGTTCTGAGCCGTGACATCGCCTCCCAGGGCATCTATCCCGCTGTCGACCCGCTGGATTCCACCTCCCGTATCCTGTCGCCGGAAGTTGTAGGCCAGGAGCACTACGAGGTTGCCCGCGCCGTACAGCAGGTTTTGCAGCGCTACAAGGACCTGCAGGACATCATCGCCATCATGGGTATGGACGAACTGTCGGAAGAGGATAAGATCACGGTCAGCCGCGCCCGTAAAGTACAGCGCTTCCTGTCCCAGTCTTTCCATGTTGCGGAGCAGTTCACCGGCATGCCCGGCCAGTATGTGCCGCTGAAAGAGACCCTGCGCGGCTTTAAGATGATTCTGAACGGCGAATGTGATTCCATTCCCGAAAGCTGCTTCCTGTTTGCCGGCACCATCGATGATGTTCTGGCAAAGGCCAAACAGCAGTAAGGGGGCGGGCAGATGGCAGTTTTCCCGCTGAAGATCCTTACACCGGACGGCGTTGCCTTTGACGGCAGCGTCTCGGCCGTTTCCTGCCGCACCATCAACGGGCAGATCCAGCTGTTGGCAAAGCATATCGATTACTGCACGGCCCTCGGCATGGGGGAGGCCCACATTACGCTGGAGGACGGCACCATCCGCCGGGCCGCCTGTATGGGCGGCATGCTCAGCATGATCGGCGGCGAATGCCGCCTGCTGGCCACCACCTTTGAATGGGCCGATGCCATCGATAAAGAGCGTGCCGAGCGCAGCAAAGCCCGCGCCGAGGCGATCCTTGCCCAGAAAAACGTGGATACCCGCGAATTGGAACTGGCCGAAGCCCGCCTGAAGCGCGCCCTGGTGCGCAGCAGTGTGGCCTCGCGGCAGAATCTATCCTGATACAGCCAAAATACCGCCGCCAGAAAACGACCTGGCGGCGATGTTTTTTGAGGAAGTTCACTTTTTTTGAATTTTTTTCAAAAAAAGTGTTGACATTTCTCCTATAGTCAGCTATAATGAACAAGCTGATTCGAGACAGCCCAGTTCGACCGGGTGTAGCGCAGTTTGGTA is a window encoding:
- the atpA gene encoding F0F1 ATP synthase subunit alpha, which produces MQLKPEQISRIIRSQIKYYQNAIEQSETGTVTMVGDGIARAAGLDNCMAGELVQFESGAYGMAQNLEENSVSIVLLGDDSGIKEGSSIHRTGKVVSVPVGEGMIGRVVNALGQPIDGKGPIEAADYRAIESPAPGILDRQPVKQPLQTGIKAIDSMIPIGRGQRELIIGDRQTGKTVIATDTIINQKGKDVLCIYVAIGQKRSTVVSLVENLEKNGAMAYTTVVCATASELSPLQYIAPYAGCAMGEYFMQKGKHVLIIYDDLSKHAVAYRALSLLIRRPPGREAYPGDVFYLHSRLLERAAKLSDEKGGGSLTALPIIETQAGDVSAYIPTNVISITDGQIFLETELFHAGIRPAVNPGISVSRVGGNAQIKAMKKVAGTLKLIYSQYRELQGFAQFGSDLDADTKARLAQGERIVEILKQDRNSPVPVEKQVAILYATIHGYLKDIAVADIGAYEQGLYRYLDDNAAANDVMETIRTTGDLKPDTEGALKQVLAAYTEQFTKEK
- the atpG gene encoding ATP synthase F1 subunit gamma, translating into MAGSMKEIKLRIKSVESTMQITKAMELVASSKLRRAKERVEHSRPYFETLYATLFDIAAADSEFSSPYLAKRETHRRLYIVIAGDRGLAGGYNANILKAVEADAADAPEQGYCVLPIGKKAVEYFERHNASILTTSFAVAGDISVSDCFEISRLVCQKFLSGEFDEIRIAFTQFVSMLTQTASILPVLPFDAPRPKPGQERESLMLYEPDSTAVFDAIIPEYLAGVVYGALCESVASEQGARRTSMDAATKNAGEMIEHLNLYYNRARQAAITQEITEIVAGADAES
- the atpD gene encoding F0F1 ATP synthase subunit beta; the encoded protein is MPEKHIGKVVQITGPVLDIRFKDGELPALLNAVELDNHGKKLVVEVAQHIGDNVARCIAMAATDGLVRGVDAVDTGGPINVPVGDACLGRVFNLLGEPVDEQPAPENVEHWPIHRAAPAFDEQESSTEILETGIKVVDLICPYAKGGKIGLFGGAGVGKTVLIQELIYNIATAHNGYSVFTGVGERTREGNDLYGEMRESGVLSKTALVYGQMNEPPGARMRVALSGLTMAEYFRDVKHQDVLLFIDNIFRFTQAGSEVSALLGRMPSAVGYQPTLATEMGALQERITSTRKGSITSVQAVYVPADDLTDPAPATTFTHLDATTVLSRDIASQGIYPAVDPLDSTSRILSPEVVGQEHYEVARAVQQVLQRYKDLQDIIAIMGMDELSEEDKITVSRARKVQRFLSQSFHVAEQFTGMPGQYVPLKETLRGFKMILNGECDSIPESCFLFAGTIDDVLAKAKQQ
- the atpC gene encoding ATP synthase F1 subunit epsilon gives rise to the protein MAVFPLKILTPDGVAFDGSVSAVSCRTINGQIQLLAKHIDYCTALGMGEAHITLEDGTIRRAACMGGMLSMIGGECRLLATTFEWADAIDKERAERSKARAEAILAQKNVDTRELELAEARLKRALVRSSVASRQNLS